The DNA sequence GCAAGAAAATGAGACGGAACCGTTTCAAATGGGGGCCTGCATCCCAACAGATCCTCTACCAGGCTTATGAAAGACAGAAGAACCCCAGCAAAGAGGAGCGGGAGGCTCTGGTGGAGGAGTGCAACAGGTGAGCGGAGGACGCTTTGGAGAAGGAGAAAGTTACACCTtttgggttgcgtcccaaatgccaccatatttcctatttagtgcactggtgccaatatggctctggtcaaaagtaatgcactatacagggaatagggtgccatttgggaaaaagTGACACAACTTTGTTCTTCCATTCAATAATTGAATGTTTGGCACATCTTATTTGATACTAACTCCATTATTACAGCAGCATATGGCCCTAGATTAGAATGATTTTGACAGGGTTGAatgtctctctttgtttactgtatCCAACTATCATTCCAATGCAACTACCATTATATTTCCCCTTTGTTCTTTTCCATTTTATTCCATTGATACTATTTCAATCTTTCATCCTACAGGGCTGAGTGTCTCCAGAGAGGGGTGTCTCCGTCTAAAGCTCATGGGCTGGGCTCTAACCTGGTCACTGAGGTACGGGTCTATAACTGGTTTGCCAACCGGCGTAAGGAAGAGGCCTTCCGTCAGAAGCTGGCAATGGACGCCTACCCCATACCCATCCACAGCATGAACCCTCTCCTGTCTCACAGCCACAGCTCTCCACACCACCACAGCTCCCAGACCAGCGCATCCCCCCCTAGTAAGATGCAAGGTAGCGTCTCCACACCACATGCATACCACAGTACATTACTCTGCTATTATATCTAATATAATACTACACACAATCATGGAATCATAAAAAATGTGGGCTTTCCTCTTTCTGTACCTGTCCCAGCCATGATCTGAGTGCATTTAATCACTATGGTATCCTGATCAGGGACATGTCTTTGACAGTTAGAAGAACAATGGTTGGCAAAATAATTGGATGATTTTATTTTCATCCCCAAGCAAGagtgaaaagagggagagaaaatggtTGATGAgatcagggagagagaagagagagggcaaaTGATCAATAAGAGTCACTGAGGGAGCTGAGCAAATGTCATTGTTATTCTGATATTTGACAACACACTGAGAACAATCCACATTGTACCTGCAATCTCCACTCCAAagtcagcaggcaggcaggagcagGAGAGTGGCACAAAGAGCAGCAGTCCTGTGACAGGCCAGGGTCAGGGCAGGGTCACGGAGGGATTCAGCGCTAGTTGAACATATAACCACTACTTCCACATTCACTCTATAAGCATAAGGTCGGTcggtcaatggtgactttttgGGGAATCAACAAAGTTCCTGAAGTTGTAAAGAGGAAATCCAACAAACCGACCGTTAAACATCATAATGCTGTTTGCACTCAGTGCAATTTAGCCATCTACCGGCGTCTATAAGAGATCAAATGGAGCTGATATCTTGGCACAGCATTATCCTCAGTGCCATTGCTCACCTCCATAAAAGCCATGATTGGAGAAACTCAATCAAAGCCCCTTGTCGTTCTTTCAAGTTAGAACACGAGGTCAACTCTCTAGAAAAACAAACCGTTTGCCTCGGGTTGCTCTTTTACCTTTGGTTATACTGGGCCCATTAGCCCATGCTCTGTTTGCTTGTGGTTTTTCCCAGCACACCTGACCAAGCATTGACCTCAGGTTGCAAATTGAGGAGCTAGGTTCAGTGGTAGGCTTGTGTGGAGGTGAGGGAGAAGGGGCTGgttgtagagagggagagggtaaggGTCAGAAGCGGAAGGTACTTTGCTCCCCTTAGCCCTCGGTTGCCTGCTTACAAGGTGTCCTGCCGGTGTGCTGCCAACAGCAtcagctgtttttcagtgtcagcCCCTGGCCTGACAATAGCACCCCAGCAGGTTGCCTCATTGAGTTGCTAGGCCACGGCCTGTGTTATGCATGCTTAATGGACAGTTAAAATCCTTGGCTACTACATCTCCCAGTCCTTTGATAAGTGGCTCCCCTGACttctcatctctataccccagcCTGGCAGGGGTCCCTATTGTCTGTGGCGTATTGGAAGACTGCAGTGACTGTAACCTAGGTTCATTTATCACTGCTGGGCCTTGGGGAGGGCCTATTTTAAAGCCTCCCCCCTCACCTTTATAGGGCGTCAGTATAGTGGCCGAGGGAGGCTGGGGCTGGGCGCTCTCTGCAGAGCAGCAGGAGCTGTCCTCTGGGGTATTGGCTCTTTTCTGGCCAGACAGGACTGATGACCCCTTGTGCTCCAGCCTATAGTGAGATGTGGGTAACCCCCTCCTTCAGCGCCACTAAAACAGTTATGTGAGGGAGGTCACTATCAGGTCACATCAAGGAAAACGTCTTACTCCTGGAATTTTCATTGATTCTCTTACTTCTGTTGATAAGGGTGAGTTAACTTGATTGTTCACAATGGGAGAAACAGTCAAATAGTATTTTGGGGGGAAAGATGAGGTTATTCTACCATCagtgtttggtaaaagaccaaaccaaaacaaatgtatAGATAGATATCTTCTGTTACTAGTCACGTGTAAATACAAACATGTAATAGGTGATTCACACACACTGTTGGTCCAATCAaactgtttcatcagctgaatgATCCATGTGTCTGAGGCCATAACACTTTTAGGGCCATAGTTTCCCTTTGGATCATTCATTTAACCATACAACCTACGTTTTTATTGAGACTAGGCAATTGGAATTGAACCCTTTTCTAAACGAAACAGATGCCaatacgtgtgtgtttgtgtgtgtgtttcaccataCGTCATGGGAAAGGATGTCCTGACCatactgttgtgttgtgtataGTTGTCATGTTTCTTTCTTTGAGGGTGAATCTGGAAAGAAGTAgagggcgctcaaccaacgtgagtcgaGGTGCAACCCCAAAATGTGATCCTCATTGAAAAGGAACAGGCACAACGCTCGCTCACCATTAAAAactcattgttttatttgaagCTAAAAGATGAACGTTTCAGCCACATGCGGGTGAATCTGAAAGCTAAGCACAGGGAGCAGTTTCACACATCTCTCAGCAAAGTATAGAGGTGGGCGGCTTTTCTTTTCTGTTGCTACTTCTGTGTCAATAATATTGAATGTAAGTGTTGTCCAGAGTTCTAAATAGGCCCTCCCTTTATGTTGACCTGCATCAAAGCTGAGATAAAAACGCTGACGTGCCAATCAACCCAGATAATTCAGCAACAGTAGCATCTTTTTCACCAGAATGTGCTAAGAGATTGAATTGAACCCCTGATAACCTgctgatatttcattttttagtaTATTCCCTCGTCTCACATGGCAAAGCCTGCTGATTCAGGAATTTCCCACCTAATCTGACACATTGGAATGGTTTTAGCTGTAAAATTGTGTGTGGTTCAATAGTGTGGTTCAATACCTGGTAGACTGGTGTAATGGGCACGTTCTATTCATTTGGTAATCCTCTGAAAACAGTGTTATTTAATTTAATAACAGTGAGAGTAAAACCCCATATTATAGGAGGGAAAAATAGTGAGCAGGTTGTGTTGCCTCAATGCCTTGTGTCACCCAAGGCTATGTGGGAGTTTGCCTGGCCGTGGGATAGAGAGGCTAGGCCTGCCTACTGCCTGGCTCTGCTCTGTCCACTGGGAGCCCCAGCCTGGTCAGAGAGGTACCAAGGCCTGCTACGTCCTGCAGAGACCCGGGAGGTCTCTCATATGCACCGAAGCTTCAATGACCAGTGCCTGGGGATGGGAAGAGGGGCTTTGATATTACATGGGTCACACAGAGCACTGAAGCCTTTTAAACCTGCTGCAACTCCCTGCTGCCTACGCTATCACTCCCCTTCACAGGGTTCTCACCTTCCCCCTGGTCTACTTCTAGTCTCCCCTGGTCCAGTGCTCAGGGTGCTTGGTATTGTGCTTGATTTAGCTCAAACCATATTTCAGCGGAGAATTTAGTGATAGAGAGGAGCTAGCTACCTTTTTTTAGGATGTAAATAAGAGCAGATGTAGGACACAGTCTGAAACTGGCCAAATGTCATGCAGCCAGAAAATACAGTAGTTGTTAAAATgttggcttgttttttttctctaaacGAACGTTATATTGAGGAAGTAAGATTTCTTAATCTCAAGCTATATTGACAGCATCTTTATAATATCCCAATAACAAACTGGGGGTGCATAGGTTGGTATGTGGACACCGCTGGCCACCCCACTGGTGTCCCAGAAATGgagccctcctcctccttccaaaTGACCAATTGCCTCAGACAGACTAGACGACGGAAGCTTTCCTGACTGGGATTGGGGTTCCCTGCAGCCAGAATTACTGCCTGACACAGGAAAACAAAGCTGGCCTGAATAGCACCTCTCTCCCCTTGACACTTTACAGGATGTCCAGCTTGGAGATAAATGCCTGTTTATGAGTCCTCTGCCATTGTGAGGGTATGGGGGTCATGGGCCTGATGGAGTGCGTTATTGTTCTGTAGCGGTGTTAACAAGGGCTGTGGGGTTGCTAGTGTGATGTTCAAGACAATATGAGGTCTGTCTGTGGTTCTCTTGTGGTCTGCCTGGACAACATGTTTGTTGTTAGTGGATGAAATACAGTCAAGATGAAAATGGTAAATTCTTTGGTCTGATTTAGTTGTATTTCCCAGGCAGTAAAGCATGTTTTTACTAAGGTAAACTTTATTTTGAGTGAGATACGGTCTCCCATTCTTTTATGGCAGACATATGATGCTTGGTGTCTCCTGTCTGTGACTGTCTGTAGCTGTTTGGGACTGTCTGTGGCTGTCTGGGACTCTCTGAGACTGTCTGTGGCTGTTTGGGACTGTCTGTGGTTGTCTGGGACTGTCTGTGACTATCTGGGACTGTGACAGACAGGGCACTCAGTGTGACATGCGTGGGTCAGGGACAGAGGGCCCAGGGAAGATCCGGGATCTGAGAGTAAACACTGTCACAGtggttttgtcccaaatggcaccctattccctacattgtgcactactataggccctggtctaaagtagggcactatatagggaatcgggtgccatttgggactggcTCAGTGTCACAGcccactgctctgctctgcaggggggagggagggagactctGTGTGAGACTGAGACTACAGGATAAGAATGTGTTTGACATTGGTTGTAAWTGTGTAATGTTTGCTCTGTTGGTATCAAAGGGGGCCAGGATTGGCAAACATCRATTTGARAGGAGGAGAGCAGCATTCCTTTGGCCCCCGGTGGCCAATGGAGGTGGGAGACAACAAGGGGTCTAGACACGGGATTAAGAGATGGGTTATTCAGTGATGTCACAGAATTCAGTGACTAAGTGTTTGGAGAGTGGAAGGATAGGTGAGAACATAACAGGGTTCCCTAttgatgacatactgtacatagaagGCATTTCTTCACTTTCATAGGTTTACCTGGGCACAGAGGGATCCTTTCCATGCTGGGTAGGAATCACTGTGCTGCCATATTTATAGACCTATCCAAGGCCTTTGTTATTGTCGACCCtcccctactcattcaaaggttgtcTAAAATGGGCCTCGACCAGGCGTATTACAAGTGGTTTGGGAACTATCTGTCAGACAAGACACAATATGTGCTTTCTGATGGTGTCAAGTTACCTCGATATTACAAAAGGTGTCCGGCAGGAGTCTATTTTTTGACCTGTACTCTTTTCTATTTGTATAAATAATATTGTTCTATCTGAAAAAACCTGGAACATCGatctgtatgcagatgacactgttaTGTACGCTATTGCCCCTACGGCTGACCAGGCTATGTTGGAGCTGCAATGTGATTTTGTTGCTTTGATTTAAGATTGGTACGGAATGCGGGAAAAACTAAATGTTTGCTGCTTTATAATTCTCATAGAAATATTTCAGATGCTTACACATTTATGCAATGGATGGTTCTTTCATCGAGCAGATTCCCGTCTATAAATATATGgccctttgtcacgccctgaccatagagagctttttattctctatgttggttaggtcggggtgtgactagggtgggtcatctaggtgtttgtttatatgtttatgttggcctgttatggttccctatcagaggcagctgtttatcgttgtctctgattggggatcatatttaggcagccatttcccctttttgCTTTGTGAGATCTTGTGTCTGTGTaactgcctgtgagcagcccagaacgtcacgtttcgtttgtgcttgtttgttttgtttggtgagtttcgatttattaaaatatgtggaactctatgcacgctgcgccttggtccattcattatgacgaacgtgacagaagatcccacctcAACTgtaccaagcagcgtgcccgggaggagatggcatcctggtctatagaggaggttgaggagagaatagcctggacttgggaggaagtattgGAGAGATATGAAAGCCTGCCGGGGAAGCAGGCGGAAGCAGCGAAGGAGCATCAAGGCTGAAGAAAGATGTCTCTATAATACGGTATCTCGCATCACGCCTCGAGTACTCTAATCTGCGCTCCTTCCAGGACGCCGGCCACTCTGGTTCATACCGTACTGTGTCTCCAGTGGGCGCGCGCGCGACTCGAGCTCCGCTCACGAGCTACGATGGGCACGCTCACTGGGCTTGTCGACTCTCCTACAAAACGATACCTCTTAACCGCAACAAGCGGCAAATTCAATTAGCGTAGAGAAGGAGACTAGGGCACAAACTCACGGCCCtggaggtgcgtgtcatcagcctgGTAGCCAGGCCTGTACGCGGGTCCCATACTACGCAGTGGTGGCAGCAGGCCCAGTATTATTAGACCTCGCTCCAGTGGCCGAGCCAGCTTTGGACTCCTGTCTAATGCTAGTCCAGTTATTGTCCTACGCTGCCGTCCTACCTTCTCATCGGGCAGCAGCACCGTCGGACAGGGCCCTTCGTTGTCTCTTGACGTGTGGCGTCTCGTCTCATCCTCAGGCATGGCCCGCGCTGGCTCCGCCTTGGTTAAACCCTGTAACCCTGTGATCCCTCTCATCTGGATCGATCGTCTACAGTGATGTCGCTCTCAACGGGAGGTCTGTTGTGCCGGGAGGAGGACCTCCACAGTTCACAGTAGTGCCGCTGCTTGGCCACGTCTCTCCTTCACCTCGGGGGTCACATCCAGAGGGTACACACTTCTCTCGCGCACACTACGGGACTCCTCTTTTCTCATGCATACATCGATCAATCAAATAGATGTCGCCTCTTGGCTGCTGGATGATTTCTCGCACTTCTCTCACCTCTGATAACGCAGGTAACGACACTACTAAATTCTGTATAGCTATCTGGCCCTTCGTTTTGAACACTTGTGATTAACAACCACCCGTCCCAGCGAGTCTTCAATGCCATAAAATCACACTTACTCCTTCGTGGCTCCAATTGCTACTTAACCTACGAGAGCTAAAGTACTTAAtgccatgctcttcaaccgatgcgTCTGGCGCCTGCACCTGCCGACGCCTGTCCAAGCATCAacctactctggacggctctgacggctagAAATACTGTGACAACTACAATACCATAGGTGTCCTGGTTAGActgtacaactctccttccagagcTCCAGCACAGTCAAAACACTCGCCCAATCCCAAGTTAACATCCTAGGATGGTGCGTGCTGTCGTCCAGACTTTGCCGCAATCAAAGCCATCCTTACACTCATGCTGGCAAACATAGCCCTGTGTAAAACTGGGACCATCCTACCGGTGCCTATCCACTCGACCTTCGGTGATCCGTGCATATCTCGTGATCAAATCGACGCCACTCACGAGCCAAGCCTCTACTCAGTGGCAGACCCAATTATTCACTTAAGAGGCCAGTACATCGGCAACGGTCTAATCACGGTGGCCATGCCGTTTTTTGTACCACCCTAGAGTGGCCGCAATTCATCTCACCTCCACCGCACACCACTGGCGAGTCGCGCGCTCGTTCGATCAAACGACCTCGTCGGTGGGCCTCGGCCCTCACGCTGTACACTCTCTGACGCGTTGCCGCGCATAGGCGCAATGCAGCTCCAGTAGCGCCTCGCAACAGTCCCACGTTGATCTGCAGGTCACTGTACGTCGAAGCAATTCCCGCCCCTACGCTCGGTATAGGAGTCCGCACGTTGGCGCCCCTGTGAGATTCGCATCGTGCTGGACATTCTGATGGTCGCAACTCGCGTTCGATACCCTGTGACCGAGCACACCTGGAAGGCTGGTAGAACACTGGGCGCTCCACTCACGAGGAAGTGCTCTCTTAGTCGTCGTCGTGGTCACACCACAGCACGCGGCAGGCGGCAGTGCTAAGCCTGCGTTGACAGGCAGAACAGGAAGTTATCATGTTTGCGTCGGAGGACGCCCTTGCTTCCTTCGGCCACGTGTAGCTCCAGCTCTCTCCCAGGTCACCAATGAGCTGTCTCGGCGGAGACAGATACTCACCAAGTACACTCCTCACTGGAGACTGAACTCTGCGAGCCGAACATGATTCTTCCCCACGTCACCAATGAGCTTTGAAGCAGCCAGATGTCAGAGCCACGCTCATCAGATTAAGCTCCTGCAAGCCTggtttttctctccaaaaacccaaaaaaacaaaaaaaactacccATGCTATAATTCTAGCCCAAACACTAAGCCTTTTACTACTGTACGATCTCGATCTAGATTTTTGTTCCTATCGCGAGCGTCACCCGATGTTCGTTACCAGCCAACATCTAGTTTCCATCTGTCTCCTACGTTCTCTGGCACACGCTCTTCCTCTATCTATCCGCAACTCGCGAGTAACCAACGACCGCGAGATCGTGCACGCTGTTCTAGCTCTGTATATGGTTATCTGTCGTGCTCTCGGTAAGTCTTGCACAGTTCGTAGAGCTGGTCTCGCGCAGTCGCGCGGAAGACTGCGCTCTTCAGCTGTAAGTTTGTTTCCATTGTCGGATTCTCACGGTAGCCTCCACTATGCACGGGGGTTTCTCTGTCTGAGCCTTCCCAGCGAATGTGCCTCCTCTACTCCAGTCGACGGCGTCCGTGTCTCTACCACATGGTATCTACTAGAGCTAGCTCACTTCTCTGTTGTTAGTTGTGTCAGACTCGAGTATCCAGAGTAGCTCGGCTACTCTAAGATCAGATGTATATTGTTCCTTTAGCCCTCGCGCAGTGGTGGATTAGACCTTATTCGGCTGTCGATCTCTCGGATTCGTAAATTCACTGTGGTGTCACCAGCTGCTCCTTCTTCTGGCTTTCACCGGAGTACCTGAGGGCCAGCCGACGGGGTCCGGCGAGAATTCGTGTAAACTGTGGACGGACACGAAGTAGCGCTCTCTCCACACTTATCTGGGCCTCGCTAGCTCTCGTTCTCACGAGTGACAGATGGGATCGTAACACTCTGTTGTCACACATGAGTATCCCTTTCATACGATGACAGTGTCCACGAAGACAGAGTATTTCCCCCTCAAAAAAATGTGGGGCCACAAAGGCAAATTTGTCAGGGTCTGCTCGGAGCCCGGCAACGATACGTGT is a window from the Salvelinus sp. IW2-2015 unplaced genomic scaffold, ASM291031v2 Un_scaffold7584, whole genome shotgun sequence genome containing:
- the LOC112079319 gene encoding hepatocyte nuclear factor 1-beta-A-like encodes the protein MKTQKRAALYTWYVRKQREVLRQFNQAVQGSVSNMTDKGSQDQVLFFFPEFNPPGQGMGQQGEEVGSEPSCKKMRRNRFKWGPASQQILYQAYERQKNPSKEEREALVEECNRAECLQRGVSPSKAHGLGSNLVTEVRVYNWFANRRKEEAFRQKLAMDAYPIPIHSMNPLLSHSHSSPHHHSSQTSASPPSKMQGSVSTPHAYHSTLLCYYI